In one Chryseobacterium camelliae genomic region, the following are encoded:
- a CDS encoding phosphoribosylformylglycinamidine synthase, translated as MSNNKRIFVEKRGIFDVESPKIFDEVKAVVPSVQSVKVYNVYDIFGLNDGEFGKVVNSTFVDPVTDILHEENPAKGIYFGMEFLPGQYDQRADSAQQCIALLTENEKSKVRSGKLIEFEGVSESDLAKIKDLLINKVESQEKDLTILDIPAEEAPSKVIVHENFINFDDAQLEEFFNNHGFALGLDDLKFIQEYFKTENRNPTETELKVLDTYWSDHCRHTTFETELSNIEFEGQFKHTLENIFNDYIEKRKFLGRELKPISLMDLATVCGRYFHKTGNLENLVVSDEINACTIQIEAEYDGKKEPWYLLFKNETHNHPTEIEPFGGASTCLGGAIRDPLSGRSFVFQAMRLTGAADVLESVDKTLPGKLPQKTITKQAANGYSSYGNQIGLATTMVSEIYDEGYKAKRMEVGFVAGAVPVDWVRREKPEAGDSIIILGGATGRDGVGGASGSSKEQDETSIHTMSSEVQKGNAVEERKIQRLFRNSEVTRLIKKSNDFGAGGVSVAIGEIADSLEVNLDVLPLKYEGLNGTELAISESQERMAVVVEPKDKEQFIKFCEAENIVAVEVAKVTDSGRMQMFWKGDKIVDLSRAFLDTNGCSKSQEVKITHLNEVKEETPSFNEDNFLKILGDKNVASQKGLLEMFDSSIGATTVAMPLGGKYQQTLMEGSVQTLPIIGAKDIETVSLASWGFDVEISKQNSLLGASYAVVESVAKIVAMGGDYKNIRFSFQEYFEKLGQNPEKWGKPLASLLGAYDAQINFGLAAIGGKDSMSGTYQDLNVPPTLISFACANGEKKNIISPEFKNAGNKVYFFNHTAQENGLPNYDALKAAFEFIFENIKAGKIVSVKTVKEGGVAVALAKMSFGNRLGAEITVAENALLAKNIGSLIIESKEELNAASLQLIGKVVTDEVLAINGQPIAINKLLAANTNTFENLFPTIEKEKITIEIDEKLNSINPRNIIIKKHGVAQPKVFAPVFPGTNCEYDTLNAFAKEGAVISSLPLININHQLLDESIDAWVEEIKTSQILAFSGGFSAGDEPDGSAKFIVNVLKNEKMRNAVHELLDRDGMIIGICNGFQALVKSGLLPYGRIKDLDENSPTLAHNAIRRHISQMVNVRVVNDESPWLKGMKDQVFTIPISHGEGRFMASEAEIQKLYENGQIATQYLDLDGNIAHGMPFNPNNSLFGIEGITSPDGKIFGRMGHPERFAEGLMKNIPTANYHNIFKNGVEYFK; from the coding sequence ATGTCTAATAACAAAAGAATTTTCGTAGAAAAAAGAGGAATTTTCGATGTTGAAAGTCCAAAAATTTTTGATGAAGTAAAAGCGGTGGTGCCGTCTGTCCAAAGTGTAAAAGTGTATAACGTTTACGATATTTTTGGATTAAATGATGGTGAATTCGGAAAAGTGGTCAACAGCACTTTCGTAGATCCGGTTACTGATATTTTGCATGAAGAAAATCCTGCAAAAGGAATCTATTTCGGAATGGAATTTTTACCGGGACAATACGACCAACGTGCAGATTCTGCTCAACAATGCATCGCTTTATTAACTGAAAATGAAAAGTCTAAAGTAAGAAGCGGTAAATTGATAGAATTTGAAGGAGTTTCCGAATCTGATTTAGCAAAAATCAAAGACCTTTTAATCAATAAAGTGGAATCTCAGGAAAAAGATTTAACCATTTTAGATATTCCTGCAGAAGAAGCTCCGTCAAAAGTGATCGTTCACGAAAACTTTATCAATTTTGATGATGCTCAGCTTGAAGAGTTCTTTAACAATCATGGTTTTGCATTAGGTTTAGATGATTTAAAATTCATTCAGGAATATTTTAAAACGGAGAACAGAAATCCTACGGAAACTGAACTTAAAGTTTTAGACACCTATTGGAGTGACCACTGTCGTCACACAACGTTTGAAACAGAGCTGTCAAATATCGAATTCGAAGGGCAGTTCAAACATACATTGGAAAACATTTTCAATGATTATATCGAAAAAAGAAAATTCTTAGGCCGTGAATTGAAACCCATCTCTTTAATGGACCTGGCAACAGTTTGCGGAAGATATTTCCATAAAACAGGCAATTTGGAGAACTTGGTGGTTTCTGATGAAATCAACGCTTGTACGATCCAGATTGAAGCGGAATACGACGGTAAAAAAGAACCTTGGTATTTATTATTTAAAAACGAAACACACAATCACCCGACAGAAATTGAGCCTTTCGGAGGAGCTTCAACGTGTTTAGGAGGAGCGATCAGAGATCCTTTGTCCGGGCGTTCTTTCGTTTTCCAGGCGATGAGATTAACGGGTGCAGCTGATGTGTTGGAATCTGTTGATAAAACATTACCGGGTAAATTACCTCAAAAAACAATTACAAAACAGGCTGCAAACGGATATTCTTCTTATGGTAACCAAATCGGTTTGGCAACTACAATGGTTTCTGAAATCTACGATGAAGGTTATAAAGCAAAAAGAATGGAAGTTGGTTTCGTTGCCGGAGCGGTTCCTGTGGATTGGGTAAGACGTGAAAAACCTGAAGCTGGTGATTCTATCATTATTTTAGGTGGAGCAACAGGTCGTGATGGTGTTGGAGGAGCAAGCGGAAGTTCAAAAGAACAGGACGAAACTTCTATCCACACGATGAGTTCTGAAGTTCAGAAAGGAAATGCGGTTGAAGAACGTAAAATCCAGAGATTGTTCAGAAACTCTGAAGTAACAAGACTGATCAAAAAATCAAATGACTTCGGAGCTGGAGGTGTTTCTGTAGCGATTGGTGAAATTGCTGATTCTTTAGAAGTAAATCTTGATGTTTTACCTTTAAAATACGAAGGTTTAAATGGAACTGAGCTGGCTATTTCCGAATCTCAGGAAAGAATGGCCGTTGTGGTTGAACCAAAAGATAAAGAACAGTTCATCAAATTCTGTGAAGCTGAAAACATTGTAGCTGTTGAGGTTGCAAAAGTGACAGATTCAGGTAGAATGCAGATGTTCTGGAAAGGCGATAAAATTGTTGACCTTTCAAGAGCATTTTTAGATACGAACGGTTGTTCAAAAAGCCAGGAAGTTAAAATTACTCACCTGAACGAAGTAAAAGAAGAAACCCCGTCATTCAATGAAGACAACTTCCTGAAAATTTTAGGAGATAAAAATGTGGCTTCTCAAAAAGGATTGCTGGAAATGTTCGATTCTTCTATCGGTGCGACTACGGTGGCGATGCCTTTAGGTGGAAAATACCAGCAGACTTTGATGGAAGGAAGTGTTCAGACATTACCGATCATCGGAGCAAAAGATATTGAAACTGTTTCTTTGGCGAGTTGGGGATTTGATGTGGAGATTTCTAAGCAGAACTCTTTGTTGGGAGCTTCTTATGCTGTCGTTGAAAGTGTGGCTAAAATCGTTGCAATGGGTGGCGATTATAAAAATATCAGATTCAGTTTCCAGGAGTATTTTGAGAAATTAGGTCAGAATCCTGAAAAATGGGGGAAACCTTTGGCTTCTTTGTTGGGAGCTTACGATGCTCAGATTAACTTTGGATTAGCTGCAATCGGAGGTAAGGATTCAATGAGTGGTACGTATCAGGATCTGAATGTTCCGCCAACGTTGATTTCTTTCGCTTGTGCGAACGGAGAAAAGAAAAACATTATCTCTCCTGAATTTAAAAATGCAGGAAATAAAGTATATTTCTTCAATCACACTGCTCAGGAAAACGGGCTTCCGAATTATGACGCTTTGAAAGCTGCTTTTGAATTTATTTTTGAAAATATCAAAGCCGGAAAAATCGTTTCTGTGAAAACGGTTAAAGAAGGAGGAGTTGCAGTTGCTTTGGCAAAAATGAGTTTCGGAAACAGATTAGGTGCTGAAATTACAGTGGCTGAAAATGCTTTATTAGCTAAAAATATCGGTAGCCTAATCATCGAATCTAAAGAAGAATTAAATGCTGCAAGCCTTCAGTTAATCGGAAAGGTGGTTACAGATGAAGTCTTAGCCATCAACGGTCAACCTATAGCAATCAACAAATTATTAGCAGCCAATACCAATACGTTTGAGAATCTTTTCCCAACGATTGAAAAAGAAAAAATCACGATTGAGATCGATGAAAAATTAAACTCGATCAACCCGAGAAATATCATCATTAAAAAGCACGGAGTTGCTCAGCCAAAAGTATTTGCGCCGGTTTTCCCGGGAACAAACTGTGAATACGATACGTTGAATGCTTTTGCAAAAGAAGGAGCTGTAATCAGCAGCTTGCCGCTAATCAATATCAACCACCAATTATTGGATGAGAGTATTGATGCTTGGGTAGAAGAAATCAAAACTTCTCAGATCTTGGCATTCTCAGGTGGTTTCTCTGCTGGTGATGAGCCGGATGGTTCTGCGAAATTCATTGTGAATGTTTTGAAAAACGAAAAGATGAGAAACGCGGTTCACGAATTACTGGACAGAGACGGGATGATCATCGGTATCTGTAACGGTTTCCAGGCGTTGGTAAAATCAGGGTTGCTGCCTTACGGAAGAATCAAAGATTTGGATGAAAATTCTCCAACGTTGGCTCACAATGCGATCAGAAGACACATTTCTCAGATGGTGAACGTAAGAGTGGTGAATGACGAATCGCCTTGGTTAAAAGGAATGAAAGATCAGGTATTCACGATTCCGATTTCTCACGGTGAAGGTCGTTTCATGGCTTCGGAAGCGGAAATCCAAAAGTTGTATGAAAACGGACAGATCGCAACACAATACTTGGATCTGGATGGAAACATCGCTCACGGAATGCCGTTCAATCCAAATAATTCATTATTCGGAATCGAAGGAATTACCAGCCCGGACGGTAAAATATTCGGTAGAATGGGACACCCTGAACGTTTTGCAGAAGGATTGATGAAAAACATTCCGACCGCGAATTACCACAATATATTCAAAAACGGAGTGGAATACTTCAAATAA
- the purB gene encoding adenylosuccinate lyase, which yields MNSYKNPLEERYSSEEMLFNFSHNNKFQNWRKLWIALAEIEKDLGLEITDEQIAELKANAENIDYDKAAEYEKKFRHDVMAHVHAYGDVAPSAKGIIHLGATSAFVGDNTDLIQIRDGLLILKKKLVNVMKNLSDFAIQYKDLPTLGFTHFQPAQLTTVGKRATLWLQSLVLDIEELDFFLETLRFRGVKGTTGTAASFLELFNGDYSKVKHLDKELSKRFGFEKVFGVSGQTYDRKIDAKVVALLGNIAQSAHKFTNDLRLLQNLKEIEEPFEKNQIGSSAMAYKRNPMRSERIGALAKYVMSLTTSSAMVASTQWFERTLDDSANKRLTIPQAFLAVDAILLIWNNIMNGIVVYPNRINKHIMDELPFMATEYIIMEEVKAGGDRQEIHEVIRVHSMEASKQVKVEGKENDLIERILNDDSLKLDKSKLKEVLDPKNFIGFAPIQTEEFIANEVQPIIDQNKDLIGLEADLKV from the coding sequence ATGAATTCCTACAAAAATCCTTTGGAAGAACGCTATTCAAGCGAAGAAATGTTGTTTAACTTTTCTCACAACAATAAATTCCAGAACTGGAGAAAGCTTTGGATTGCCCTTGCTGAAATCGAAAAAGACCTTGGACTTGAAATTACAGACGAGCAAATCGCTGAATTGAAAGCTAATGCTGAAAACATCGATTACGATAAAGCAGCTGAGTATGAGAAAAAATTCCGTCATGATGTAATGGCTCACGTTCACGCTTATGGTGATGTGGCGCCTTCAGCTAAAGGAATTATTCACTTGGGAGCAACTTCAGCATTTGTAGGAGATAATACAGACTTAATTCAAATCCGTGACGGACTTTTAATCTTAAAGAAAAAGTTGGTTAACGTGATGAAAAATCTTTCTGATTTTGCTATTCAATATAAAGATTTACCAACTTTAGGATTTACACACTTCCAGCCGGCTCAGTTAACGACTGTTGGAAAAAGAGCGACACTTTGGTTACAGAGTTTGGTTCTTGACATCGAAGAGCTTGATTTCTTCTTAGAAACATTGAGATTCAGAGGAGTAAAAGGAACTACAGGAACTGCTGCAAGTTTCTTGGAGCTTTTCAACGGTGATTACTCTAAAGTAAAACACTTGGATAAAGAATTATCAAAAAGATTCGGTTTCGAAAAAGTGTTCGGAGTTTCAGGTCAGACCTATGACAGAAAAATCGATGCTAAAGTGGTGGCTTTATTAGGAAATATCGCTCAATCTGCACATAAATTCACCAACGATTTACGTTTACTTCAAAACCTTAAGGAAATTGAAGAACCATTTGAGAAAAACCAGATCGGTTCATCGGCAATGGCTTACAAGCGTAATCCAATGAGAAGCGAAAGAATCGGAGCATTGGCAAAATATGTAATGTCTTTAACGACAAGTTCTGCAATGGTAGCTTCAACACAGTGGTTTGAAAGAACGTTGGATGATTCTGCAAACAAGAGATTAACAATTCCACAAGCGTTTTTAGCGGTTGATGCGATTCTATTGATCTGGAATAACATCATGAACGGAATCGTGGTGTATCCGAACAGAATCAACAAGCATATTATGGATGAGCTTCCTTTCATGGCGACAGAATACATCATCATGGAAGAAGTGAAAGCAGGTGGTGACCGTCAGGAAATCCACGAAGTGATCAGAGTTCATTCGATGGAAGCGTCTAAGCAGGTAAAAGTAGAAGGTAAAGAAAACGACCTTATTGAAAGAATCCTGAATGATGATTCATTAAAACTTGATAAATCAAAATTAAAAGAGGTTCTCGATCCTAAAAACTTCATCGGTTTTGCACCCATTCAGACGGAAGAATTCATTGCAAATGAAGTTCAACCGATTATTGACCAAAACAAAGACTTAATAGGATTAGAGGCTGATCTTAAAGTATAA
- a CDS encoding WG repeat-containing protein, translated as MKKILLAILLMPVLSFSQEKEVLKYFKSKDSLVGVKNQDGKVIVPAQFKVFSYLKDGELVTGETIYFDGDKNGEKPGKNEWGYVYDRKGNFLYRPFFYDNGADYFSESVRRFVKNGKVGFVDRNGTVIIKPEHDFVSPFNYGYAAFCDGCGWEKTEDEHKAMVGGTWGVMNFKGEIIKPVSKSESTIEVDGKYYPNPFKYNEKEKNILQFFEKQNKKLSELYYVNHYTKLSENEKKLFFEIVERPKENFPFYQVNSYDYRKLDAGLMYDFKFLVAENGKNIFALDDENEKIPFEKWLENKEKEAENFEKEHPDHPNKLSK; from the coding sequence ATGAAAAAAATACTTTTAGCTATTTTATTAATGCCAGTACTTTCTTTTTCTCAGGAGAAAGAAGTGTTGAAGTATTTTAAATCAAAAGATTCATTGGTTGGAGTTAAAAATCAGGACGGAAAAGTCATTGTTCCTGCACAGTTCAAAGTTTTTTCTTATTTGAAAGACGGAGAGCTGGTAACAGGGGAAACCATTTATTTTGATGGTGATAAAAACGGTGAGAAACCCGGAAAAAATGAATGGGGATATGTCTACGACCGAAAAGGAAATTTCCTGTACAGGCCTTTCTTCTACGACAACGGAGCAGATTATTTCTCTGAAAGTGTGCGTAGGTTTGTTAAAAACGGGAAGGTTGGTTTTGTAGACAGAAACGGAACGGTTATTATCAAACCTGAGCATGATTTTGTGTCACCTTTTAATTATGGTTATGCAGCTTTTTGTGACGGCTGCGGCTGGGAAAAAACCGAAGACGAACACAAAGCAATGGTCGGTGGAACCTGGGGTGTGATGAATTTTAAAGGAGAAATAATAAAGCCTGTTTCGAAATCTGAAAGTACAATTGAAGTTGACGGAAAATACTATCCGAATCCATTCAAATACAACGAAAAAGAGAAGAATATTCTTCAGTTTTTTGAAAAACAAAATAAGAAGCTTTCAGAATTGTATTATGTAAATCATTACACAAAATTATCTGAAAATGAAAAGAAATTATTCTTTGAAATCGTAGAAAGACCAAAAGAAAATTTCCCTTTTTATCAGGTAAATAGTTATGATTACAGAAAACTGGACGCTGGATTGATGTATGATTTCAAATTCCTGGTCGCAGAAAACGGCAAAAATATTTTTGCCCTGGATGATGAGAATGAAAAGATTCCTTTTGAAAAATGGCTTGAAAATAAGGAAAAAGAAGCCGAAAATTTTGAGAAAGAACATCCGGATCATCCGAATAAATTAAGTAAATAA